In Paenibacillus sonchi, a single genomic region encodes these proteins:
- a CDS encoding Rha family transcriptional regulator codes for MQELVYLENGHPVTDSLMVAEVFGKVHKNVLRDIETLGCSEEFSRLNFGQSTYANERGREYPKYTITRDGFTKLAMGYTGKSAMQFKERYIQEFNRMSKEFQEIKDGVQVLNQKTTPELLIQMEQPEVIPLYDLNQPWAFKPNPVYVSAVLDFPTKDVLLQAVGYIGAIEREQMIDLFGVGQKHIHSMMCKGELLPHELWLNGRKQIVYTLGLRGSEWMGIKSERLEYWSIAELLEKLIFFEFVKYLQAKEPCVSVEIKAEKTPFVGRISLADDEYKVIVLQRPISRFVMPEDDGTAIFILTSNDEYIMPFKQQFEQGVHYNYTSFMPVIPIEKSTDTDPFDFLNELP; via the coding sequence ATGCAAGAACTGGTTTACTTGGAGAACGGCCATCCAGTGACGGATAGCTTGATGGTGGCTGAGGTATTTGGCAAAGTCCACAAAAACGTTTTGCGTGACATTGAAACATTGGGGTGTAGCGAAGAATTCTCACGGCTCAATTTTGGGCAGTCAACTTATGCTAACGAACGGGGCCGTGAATATCCGAAGTACACCATCACACGGGATGGATTTACCAAATTGGCGATGGGATACACTGGTAAATCAGCCATGCAGTTTAAAGAGCGCTACATTCAGGAATTCAATCGGATGAGCAAGGAATTTCAAGAGATCAAAGACGGAGTCCAGGTACTGAATCAGAAGACGACACCGGAGCTTCTGATCCAAATGGAACAGCCGGAAGTGATCCCGCTCTACGATCTGAATCAGCCGTGGGCTTTCAAACCGAATCCTGTGTACGTCAGCGCCGTGCTTGATTTTCCGACAAAAGATGTTTTGTTGCAGGCAGTAGGTTATATCGGAGCGATTGAGCGTGAGCAGATGATTGACCTGTTCGGAGTGGGGCAAAAGCATATTCATTCGATGATGTGCAAAGGAGAGTTGCTTCCTCATGAGTTGTGGCTAAATGGACGAAAGCAAATCGTCTATACTTTGGGGCTGCGAGGAAGTGAATGGATGGGTATTAAATCGGAACGCCTTGAATACTGGAGTATAGCAGAGTTATTGGAGAAGCTGATCTTCTTTGAATTCGTCAAATATTTGCAGGCCAAAGAGCCTTGCGTGTCGGTTGAAATCAAGGCAGAGAAAACACCTTTTGTCGGTCGTATTTCACTTGCTGATGATGAATACAAGGTCATTGTTTTGCAGCGTCCAATCAGTCGTTTTGTAATGCCGGAAGATGATGGTACAGCAATATTTATTTTGACTTCAAATGACGAATATATAATGCCGTTCAAACAACAGTTTGAGCAGGGTGTCCATTACAACTACACTTCCTTTATGCCGGTTATCCCAATTGAAAAGTCTACAGATACCGATCCGTTCGACTTTCTGAATGAACTGCCATGA
- a CDS encoding type IV secretory system conjugative DNA transfer family protein, protein MIRWSGSDLFTHMLVVGPTRCGKTATLLKPIIYQLLLMKKRGIPLGLSVVEPKGDMAGMVNEMCGEMNLPCVHVDPTISNSARFPVMKGDEDDVAEATVTVLKSMFGKQEAFFATVQELAGRNITKLLKRLHLDDVNLGDVLRTMRDQKLLEDKVQELRFKEGESDLVQFFQSELLGAQKEKYQQFVIGLRAQLENLTSNRHLEPILTGHSDFDMDKHYAEGVSLPSIPQWGSCEKLGMPSVNLS, encoded by the coding sequence ATGATTCGCTGGAGTGGAAGTGACCTATTTACACACATGCTAGTTGTTGGCCCTACCCGCTGCGGGAAGACGGCGACCTTGCTGAAGCCGATCATCTACCAACTGCTTCTCATGAAGAAACGGGGTATCCCCTTGGGACTATCCGTAGTTGAGCCAAAGGGTGACATGGCAGGCATGGTCAATGAAATGTGCGGGGAAATGAACTTGCCCTGTGTTCATGTCGATCCGACGATTTCAAACAGCGCTCGGTTTCCTGTGATGAAGGGAGATGAAGACGATGTGGCGGAAGCGACCGTTACCGTGTTGAAATCCATGTTCGGGAAGCAGGAGGCATTTTTCGCCACGGTACAGGAGTTAGCTGGGCGAAATATCACGAAACTGCTGAAACGTCTTCATCTGGATGATGTCAATTTGGGTGATGTCCTTCGGACGATGCGGGATCAGAAACTGTTGGAAGATAAGGTGCAGGAGTTGCGTTTCAAGGAAGGTGAGTCCGATCTGGTACAGTTTTTTCAATCCGAGCTACTTGGGGCGCAGAAGGAAAAGTATCAACAGTTTGTCATTGGCCTTCGCGCCCAATTGGAGAACCTGACTTCAAATCGCCATTTGGAGCCTATTTTAACGGGACACTCCGATTTTGATATGGACAAGCATTATGCTGAGGGGGTATCCTTGCCGTCAATACCGCAATGGGGAAGCTGCGAAAAGCTGGGGATGCCTTCGGTCAATTTGTCGTGA
- a CDS encoding TraM recognition domain-containing protein: protein MHLQSGTFRRPGTERTRVPHIMIVDEYSRYINPDVELFLSIAAEFKTAGIFAIQSLGQLEVESGKINAKAMKQSILTSCRNKISFGGLAYQDAVEFSREFGKKQIISRQSTFKQQLLLPNILPENYRDTEKEEDRIFYTQLMDGLPKFHYVAKLLEDGTPLPPKIGKGVFVPQDWKERREWEPAKKFWAFKHHFKHKHDEQISDQVTAQKIEEQKGEKTAFPSRLTFISSEQKESDKRTEALIKDISHIPTHIKVREENAFEMYLFCWILDELKLEYNENDLWGDITQHEDANTAFDMLSRIYGSKNPTLIKLHSEFQLHKQQVMQPNVALEEDPFE, encoded by the coding sequence ATGCATCTGCAAAGCGGAACGTTCCGCAGGCCGGGAACGGAGCGCACGCGCGTACCGCATATCATGATCGTAGATGAATATTCACGCTATATTAACCCAGATGTGGAGCTGTTTCTGTCCATTGCCGCTGAGTTCAAGACAGCCGGGATTTTCGCGATTCAGTCTCTAGGCCAACTTGAAGTCGAGAGCGGGAAAATCAACGCCAAAGCCATGAAGCAATCCATCCTGACCAGTTGCCGGAATAAAATTTCGTTTGGCGGCTTGGCGTACCAGGATGCAGTAGAATTCAGCCGGGAGTTTGGCAAAAAGCAGATTATCAGTAGACAAAGCACGTTCAAACAGCAGTTGCTCCTTCCGAACATCCTGCCTGAAAACTACCGGGATACGGAAAAGGAAGAAGACCGCATATTCTACACGCAATTGATGGACGGCTTGCCGAAGTTTCATTACGTAGCGAAGCTGCTGGAGGACGGAACGCCGCTGCCACCGAAGATCGGCAAGGGCGTGTTCGTGCCGCAGGATTGGAAAGAGCGGCGGGAATGGGAACCTGCAAAAAAGTTCTGGGCGTTTAAACATCATTTCAAACACAAACATGATGAGCAGATTTCGGATCAGGTTACAGCACAGAAAATTGAGGAACAAAAAGGAGAGAAAACGGCATTTCCATCAAGACTGACCTTCATAAGCAGTGAACAAAAAGAATCTGATAAGAGAACAGAAGCACTTATAAAAGACATTTCACATATTCCTACACATATTAAAGTCAGGGAAGAAAACGCATTTGAAATGTATTTATTTTGTTGGATTTTAGATGAGTTAAAGCTCGAATATAACGAGAATGATTTATGGGGAGACATCACCCAACACGAAGATGCCAATACAGCCTTTGATATGCTGTCTCGGATTTATGGAAGTAAAAACCCTACTCTAATAAAATTACACAGTGAATTTCAGCTTCACAAACAGCAAGTAATGCAACCTAATGTAGCACTTGAAGAAGACCCATTTGAGTAA
- a CDS encoding S1 RNA-binding domain-containing protein, translating into MSEELKRVLIEGYDKDKLEQSGYDEGWAQIYSAKQNNLILQAEMVGVEVKLKKLCGVVMVGEVRGYIPQEFSGVSDAHAFRQLLGEPVAFKIVSYDRDGDTFIASRQAAIEHMEGMTWKWLEQGAVITAVVRSIQAKVMTVDIGGISIELPVQEFGYGWTEDLRDVAEIGDHFKVKVLKLDREQKKVVISKKALDKSPWPDCSKRYNTRGEYIGTVSGVVEYGVFVNLERGVDALVRHMPFDKVKQGDRVFLRILRVDMKKEQIFGQITRKR; encoded by the coding sequence ATGAGCGAAGAACTGAAGCGTGTACTGATTGAAGGTTATGACAAGGATAAGCTGGAGCAAAGCGGATATGATGAAGGTTGGGCGCAGATATACAGTGCCAAGCAAAACAATCTGATCCTGCAAGCTGAAATGGTCGGGGTGGAGGTCAAGCTGAAGAAGCTATGCGGTGTGGTGATGGTCGGTGAAGTCCGGGGCTATATTCCACAGGAATTCTCCGGTGTTTCGGACGCACATGCCTTCCGGCAACTGCTTGGCGAGCCGGTAGCCTTCAAAATCGTATCCTATGACCGTGATGGGGATACTTTCATTGCTTCACGGCAAGCAGCCATAGAACATATGGAGGGCATGACGTGGAAGTGGCTGGAGCAAGGAGCGGTTATTACCGCCGTGGTACGTTCCATTCAGGCCAAGGTAATGACCGTGGATATTGGCGGGATCTCTATTGAGCTGCCGGTTCAGGAATTTGGATACGGTTGGACGGAAGACTTGCGAGATGTGGCAGAAATTGGAGATCACTTTAAAGTTAAAGTCTTGAAACTGGACAGGGAGCAAAAGAAGGTTGTCATCAGCAAAAAGGCGCTGGATAAAAGCCCGTGGCCGGATTGCAGCAAGCGCTATAACACGAGAGGAGAGTATATTGGGACGGTTTCCGGTGTCGTGGAATACGGTGTTTTTGTAAATCTGGAACGTGGTGTGGATGCCTTGGTTCGGCATATGCCATTTGACAAAGTGAAGCAAGGCGACCGTGTGTTTCTTCGTATTCTCCGCGTTGACATGAAAAAGGAGCAAATCTTTGGGCAAATTACGCGGAAGCGGTAA
- a CDS encoding radical SAM/SPASM domain-containing protein, whose product MNNKLFKCSKYNHKVKFDDSNNSFLFNCLKGGFIKLPKEVALILDGICDDKPLYLNNNQKENEVINALLKGGFIVPVDFDELQVIEDNFNSVSNSQILSVTIATTMDCNLECYYCYQKRNGIQLTREVCDSVVSQINQKLSQGKYKKLKVDWYGGEPLLAFEQIKYLSEKFIQLTDKLKIEYNASMVSNGTRLTPNIVDELSELKVSNIQITLDGPQQIHNNNRPFKGGNPSFNSVLNGIKNSSKKIDIAIRINVNRETVSMAYELLEQLSNQVVFTRERRIIPYISMIGPISSVCTNLESDTISFEEFYRHVLSFQKEVLKRFPNLEVEDVVEIPKVKYRACGAQNPNSICIDPNGQVFKCGVDVHDKSLGGSHIWEDYHNHSNFTKWVDLNPLKINECMNCKFLPLCMGGCVKHNFKKGGFYEKESCIHWNASLDLILKQIIELKNEKIV is encoded by the coding sequence ATGAACAACAAACTATTTAAATGTTCAAAGTACAATCACAAAGTTAAATTTGATGATTCTAACAATAGTTTTTTATTCAATTGTTTAAAAGGAGGTTTTATAAAATTACCTAAAGAGGTTGCTTTGATTTTGGATGGAATTTGTGACGATAAACCACTTTATTTAAATAATAATCAAAAAGAAAATGAGGTTATTAATGCCCTTCTAAAAGGGGGATTTATTGTTCCAGTTGATTTTGATGAGTTGCAAGTTATAGAAGATAATTTCAATTCCGTTTCAAATTCACAAATTCTTTCGGTAACAATTGCAACAACAATGGACTGCAACCTTGAGTGCTACTATTGTTATCAAAAGCGTAATGGAATTCAATTGACCAGAGAAGTGTGCGATAGTGTAGTATCTCAAATTAATCAAAAACTATCTCAAGGTAAATATAAAAAGCTCAAGGTTGATTGGTATGGTGGTGAACCGCTATTAGCTTTCGAACAAATTAAATATCTCTCGGAAAAGTTCATCCAACTTACTGATAAACTGAAAATTGAATATAATGCAAGCATGGTATCAAATGGAACTCGACTAACTCCGAATATTGTTGATGAATTATCAGAGTTAAAGGTGTCCAATATTCAGATTACTCTAGACGGGCCACAACAAATACATAATAATAACCGTCCATTCAAAGGAGGAAATCCGAGCTTTAATTCTGTATTGAATGGTATCAAAAATTCATCGAAAAAGATTGATATTGCAATAAGAATTAACGTTAATAGGGAAACAGTAAGTATGGCTTATGAACTCCTTGAGCAGCTTAGTAACCAAGTTGTATTTACAAGAGAAAGAAGGATAATACCATATATTTCAATGATAGGCCCTATCAGTTCAGTGTGTACTAATTTAGAATCTGACACGATTTCGTTTGAAGAATTTTATAGGCATGTGTTAAGTTTTCAGAAAGAGGTGCTTAAGAGATTTCCGAATTTAGAAGTCGAAGATGTAGTTGAGATTCCAAAGGTGAAATATAGAGCGTGTGGGGCACAAAATCCTAACTCCATCTGTATTGATCCTAATGGGCAGGTGTTTAAATGTGGAGTAGATGTTCATGATAAATCGTTAGGCGGTTCACATATTTGGGAAGACTACCATAACCACTCAAATTTCACAAAGTGGGTTGATTTGAATCCATTAAAAATAAATGAATGTATGAATTGCAAATTCTTACCTTTATGTATGGGCGGATGTGTTAAACATAATTTCAAAAAGGGGGGGTTTTATGAAAAAGAGTCATGTATCCATTGGAATGCCTCTTTAGATTTAATTTTAAAACAAATAATTGAATTGAAAAATGAAAAAATTGTGTGA
- a CDS encoding helix-turn-helix domain-containing protein: MGKYDHLKKGYREAVSILREVPGVAEYADSAEVAIGRMITERRKELGYDLQQLADVSGVSFADVCVIEMGLTHHRAGLVVTPDALSKLFKALQIEGLRPMADEEAAAYAANEA; this comes from the coding sequence ATGGGTAAATACGATCACTTGAAAAAAGGATACAGGGAAGCTGTATCTATTTTACGGGAAGTTCCGGGAGTTGCTGAGTATGCGGACAGTGCCGAAGTGGCCATAGGACGGATGATCACGGAAAGACGAAAAGAGCTGGGCTACGATCTTCAGCAATTAGCAGATGTGTCGGGTGTATCTTTTGCTGATGTCTGCGTGATTGAAATGGGGTTGACTCATCATCGAGCGGGGCTTGTTGTTACGCCGGATGCGTTATCCAAGCTGTTCAAAGCCTTACAGATTGAAGGACTCAGACCTATGGCAGATGAAGAGGCTGCTGCATACGCAGCAAACGAAGCCTAG
- a CDS encoding transcriptional regulator — protein MPKQPGQDFLEFIQEARQDPEISAYLDSFSVAVANAVLARRFALGWTQCKLAKQAGITHDCVSQIEAGSEDVKMLTLNAVFRALGFKAFEAKV, from the coding sequence ATGCCGAAACAGCCAGGACAAGATTTTTTGGAGTTTATACAGGAAGCTCGTCAAGACCCTGAAATTTCTGCTTACTTGGATAGCTTCTCGGTCGCAGTAGCAAATGCTGTTTTAGCTAGGCGATTTGCTTTAGGATGGACACAATGTAAGCTGGCTAAGCAAGCGGGCATAACGCATGATTGCGTCTCCCAGATCGAAGCGGGGTCTGAGGATGTTAAGATGCTGACTCTCAATGCTGTTTTTAGAGCGCTGGGCTTTAAGGCATTTGAAGCGAAGGTTTGA